One window of Catharus ustulatus isolate bCatUst1 chromosome 3, bCatUst1.pri.v2, whole genome shotgun sequence genomic DNA carries:
- the BEND3 gene encoding BEN domain-containing protein 3 produces MNSAEITDDDEVKIPKKDVKVEAENDDEALDCSVAARSAEKHSLDGAVTCLQDSSKRKQTSLGCDGSGGQQDALPSVKKRRFAQEGSLSNMRNTDAGSPTQVNAEQPNKNKNSNVTWLCEEESFNDIITPSYKKPLYGISHKITEKKNPPGAEQFASFELFEKINPSSPSQIRTLNDQRKRDSATAIAVPAATADSESNIYSLIQKMFYTLNTLNTNMTQLHSKVDLLSLEVSRIKKQVSPAESVADFKPPPEYQLTSAELKQIMDQSTSGGDLACRLLVQLFPELFSDDEFSRSCSACGFLNKRKLESLHLQLIRNYVEVCYPSVKNTAVWQLECLPQVNDFFNRFWAQREMENSQQNVQSSSFYKTEQVESSHFMEDKEQEEALSLDRSNIIASDYMLDAQDLNEFLDEASSPGEFSVFLLHRLFPELFDHRKLAERYSCFGDSGKQLLDPHRLQIIRRYTEIYFPDVQEEEAWLQQCVQRINDELENTYMDGSECDQMRDDCYDYSSLPDDVSIIKVEDSFEYEKPGRRSKKIWLVPIDFDKLDFPPPDFDVPVPDYLLNKEQIKSIYESSLSIGNFASRLLVLLFPELFTHENLRKQYNCSGSLGKKQLDPTRIKLIRHYVQILYPRAKNDRVWTLEFVGKLDERCRRRDTEQRRSYQQQRKIHVPGPDRREFLTYAINPERFREEFEGPPLPPERSSKDFCKIPLDELVVPNPDFPVPSLYLLSDKEIREIVQQSLSVGNFAARLLVRLFPELFTPENLRLQYNHSGACNKKQLDPIRLRLIRHYVEAVYPVEKMEEVWHYECIPSIDERCRRPNRKKCDILKKAKKAKKVTGSLNC; encoded by the exons ATGAATTCAGCTGAAATCACTGATGATGATGAAG taaaaattcctaaaaaagaTGTGAAAGTAGAAGCAGAAAATGACGATGAAGCTCTAGACTGCTCAGTAGCTGCCAGATCTGCTGAGAAACACTCACTGGATGGTGCAGTGACTTGCCTACAGGATTCCAGCAAACGGAAGCAGACCTCCCTTGGCTGTGATGGGTCAGGAGGCCAGCAGGATGCCTTACCCAGCGTGAAGAAGAGACGCTTTGCGCAAGAG GGCTCCCTTTCAAATATGAGGAACACAGATGCTGGCTCACCCACTCAGGTAAACGCAGAGCAGCCAAACAAGAATAAGAATTCTAATGTAACTTGGCTCTGTGAAGAAGAGTCCTTCAATGACATAATCACTCCGTCTTACAAAAAACCTCTCTATGGCATCTcacacaaaatcacagagaagAAGAAcccaccaggagcagagcagtttgCTTCTTTCGAGTTGTTTGAAAAAATCAACCCCAGCAGTCCCTCGCAAATTCGGACTTTGAACGATCAACGCAAAAGAGACTCGGCCACAGCCATTGCAGtaccagcagccacagcagatTCAGAATCAAATATATATTCTTTgatacagaaaatgttttacacGCTGAACACCCTCAATACCAATATGACTCAGCTTCACAGTAAAGTTGACCTGTTGTCTCTAGAGGTTAGCAGAATTAAAAAGCAGGTCAGTCCAGCAGAGTCTGTTGCTGACTTCAAGCCTCCCCCGGAGTACCAACTGACTTCTGCGGAACTCAAACAAATCATGGATCAAAGCACATCAGGTGGAGACCTGGCCTGCCGCTTGCTCgtgcagctcttcccagagctcttcagTGACGATGagttcagcaggagctgcagtgcctgtggctTTCTCAACAAAAGGAAGCTTGAATCTCTTCATCTGCAGCTTATTCGTAACTATGTGGAAGTTTGTTACCCTTCTGTGAAGAATACAGCTGTGTGGCAGTTGGAGTGTTTGCCTCAAGTCAATGATTTTTTCAATAGATTTTGGGCtcaaagggaaatggaaaacagTCAACAGAATGTGCAATCATCCAGTTTTTATAAGACCGAGCAGGTCGAATCCTCTCATTTTATGGAGGATAAAGAGCAGGAAGAAGCTTTGTCCTTGGACAGGAGTAATATCATTGCCTCAGATTACATGCTGGATGCTCAGGATCTCAATGAATTTTTAGATGAAGCTTCTTCACCAGGagagttttctgttttcttgttacACAGACTGTTTCCAGAACTCTTCGACCACAGAAAATTAGCTGAAAGGTACAGCTGCTTTGGAGACTCTGGAAAACAACTGCTGGATCCTCATCGGCTTCAAATAATCCGTAGGTACACTGAAATTTACTTTCCAGATGTGCAAGAAGAAGAAGCCTGGTTGCAGCAGTGTGTTCAGCGAATAAATGATGAGCTTGAGAATACATATATGGATGGAAGTGAATGTGACCAGATGAGAGATGACTGTTACGATTATTCTAGTTTACCAGATGATGTATCTATCATAAAAGTGGAAGACAGTTTTGAATATGAGAAGCCTGGCAGACGGTCAAAAAAAATTTGGCTTGTACCCATAGATTTTGACAAACTTGACTTTCCTCCTCCTGATTTTGATGTGCCTGTCCCAGATTACCTGTTGAACAAAGAGCAGATTAAAAGCATATATGAAAGCAGTCTTTCCATTGGCAACTTTGCGTCTCGACTGCTTGTTCTCTTATTTCCTGAACTATTTACTCATGAAAACTTACGGAAGCAATACAACTGTAGCGGATCTTTAGGCAAGAAACAGCTTGACCCCActagaattaaattaattcgACATTATGTGCAGATACTGTACCCCAGAGCAAAGAATGACAGAGTGTGGACGTTGGAGTTTGTTGGGAAGCTTGACGAGAGGTGTCGACGAAGAGACACGGAGCAAAGGCGCTCGTACCAACAGCAACGGAAAATCCACGTGCCAGGGCCCGACAGGAGGGAATTTCTCACCTATGCAATAAACCCTGAGAGATTTCGGGAAGAATTTGAagggccaccactgccaccgGAAAGAAGTAGCAAGGATTTTTGCAAGATACCACTCGATGAACTTGTTGTTCCTAATCCAGACTTCCCTGTGCCTTCTCTGTATTTGCTGTCTGATAAGGAGATAAGAGAGATAGTGCAGCAGAGCCTGTCAGTCGGCAACTTTGCTGCCAGGCTTCTCGTAAGACTCTTTCCTGAACTCTTTACTCCGGAGAATCTGAGACTGCAGTACAACCATTCAGGTGCTTGTAATAAGAAACAGCTTGATCCCATCAGACTGAGACTGATCCGTCATTATGTGGAGGCAGTTTATCCTGtggagaaaatggaagaagTGTGGCATTATGAATGTATACCGAGCATCGATGAAAGGTGCCGGCGTCCTAACAGAAAAAAGTGTGATATACTGAAAAAAgctaagaaagcaaaaaaagtgaCAGGCTCTTTAAACTGCTAA